The following is a genomic window from Opitutus sp. ER46.
GGCCGACTTGAGCGCCGCGGCGGCGTGGCGGGCGATCTCGCCTTTCACGCTGCCGACGTCGGTCACGATTGCGCCGGGCGGAAGCGAGGCGGCGATCTGTGTGACCAGCGGGACAATCTTGTCCACCGGCGAAGCCACCACGACCAGGCTGGCGGCGCGGGCGGCGGCTTCGGGCGTGTCTGCGACCTCGTGACACCACGGCTGCTCGCGCAGCTTCAGCCGCGATTCGGGGCGGCGTGCCCAGAGGACGATGCGGTCGGCGATGCCGGCGGTGTGCGCGGCGCGGGCGACGGAACCGCCGAGCAGCCCGGGGGCGAGAATGGTGATTTGGGAGAGTCGCGGCACGGCGTACCAACCACGCAAAAACGCCCGGGGCTGTCGAGCCGGCGGCGGGGTGGTGACGCAACGGCTGCTAGGGACGCGGGCGGAGGGAAGGTGAGGGCCCGCGTCGCCCAATCGCGCCCGCGGGCACCACGGCCCCGGCCAAGGGGGATAGGTCCGTTTGGGGCTCAGCCATTGGGAAGGTCCGGTCTCCTCCCTCAATCCCTCAATCAGGGACAGGTCCGTTTTGGCCCGGCTAGCGCGCGCCGCCGAGCGCGAGGATGCGTTCGAACTCGGCGCGCGTGACCGGCTGCACGGAGAGGCGCGAGAGCTTCAGCAGCGCCATCTCGCGCAGCTCGGGGATCGTCTTGATCTGCGCGAGCGTGACGGGCTGGGGCAGGGCGGTGCGGGCCTTGAGTTCTACCGCCACCCAGCCTGGTTCGTCGGCGGTGGTGTCGGGGAAGGCAGTCCGGCTGACTTCGGCGGTGCCGATGACGGCCTTGGTGGTGACGCTCTCGTAGAAGAGCACGCGGTCGCCGCGCTGCATCGCGTTGAGGTTCAGGCGGGCGGCATAGTTGCGGACGCCGGTCCAGTCGGTGCGCCCGTCGCGTAGGAAATCGTGCCAGCTGTAGGTCTCGGGCTCGGACTTCACCAGCCAGTATTGCGTTGTCATGACACGGTGGGTTTGGTGCGCTGCAGCAAATGGAACCCACGGAGGCTGAAAAGCTAAAAGCCCGGCGCACGCAGGTGTTTCTGCTGCTGCTCACGGCCGTGATGATCGGGGTTCCGGTGGCGATTTTCTTTTTGCGCGGCTCCTAGAGCGCAACCCTCGCGCCCCGACTCATGGACAAGACTCTGCTGCCAATTCGGCTCGTGTTCATCGCGCTGTGCTCTGCCGGCGGATGGCTGGTGTGCTACACCATCAGTGAGTGGGATGCCTTCCGCGCCTTGGCGGTGGCCATCGGCTTCCTGATCGGCGTGCTCGTCGTCCTCGTGGACGTGCTGCTCAAGGGCTTTTCCTTGCGGGGCCTGTCGGCGCTGACCTTTGGGCTCTTTGTCGGCTCGCTGATTGCCTACATGCTGAGCGTATCGCCGCTGCTGTCGGAGGGTGACCCGCAGGTGATCTACCTGGTGCGACTGGGGCTGTTCCTGATCTGCACCTATCTCGCGACGGTGATCGCGTTGCGCGGCAAGGATGAGTTCAACCTGATCATCCCGTACGTGCGCTTCGTGCCGCACGAGGTGGATGTGCCGCTCGTGGTCGTCGACACCAGCGTGTTGATCGACGGCCGGATCGCGCGGGTGTGCGAGTCGGGCTTCCTGACGTCGGCGCTCGTGATCCCGCGATTCGTGCTGAACGAGCTGCGCGCGGTGGCCGATTCGAACGACCCGACCAAGCAGGCCCGGGGCCGACGTGGGCTGGAGGTGCTCAATGAGCTGCGGAAGATCAAGCACCTGGACATCCGGATCACCGAGAGCGAGGTCACGAAGCGCGAGGATGTGGATGCGAAGCTGGTGTTCCTGGCGCAGTCGATGCGGGCGAAGCTGCTGACGACGGACTACAACCTGGCGAAGATGGCCGAGTTTCACGGCGTGCCGTGGCTGAATTTCAACACCCTGGCGCGCTCGCTGCGGCCGGAGCTGATGATCGGTGAGCGCATCGAGGTGGACCTGGTGAAACCCGGCAAGGAGGAAACCCAGGCGGTCGGGTTCAACGAGGACGGCTCGATGATCGTGGTGAACGGTGGCCGCGGGCTGATCGGCCGCCGCGTCGAGGTGGAGATCATCAGCGTGCTGCCGACCGCCGGCGGGAAGATGATTTTCGCCCGGCACGTCGCGGGAACGGAGTAGCCGCCGCCTGCGCCGCGAGCGCGGTTCAGGCGGATGACTCCCGGCGTCGTCGAGTTCAGTTCGATCCGGCCTTGGGATTGGCCCGGTTTTCAGGGTCTCGTATTACGCTCGTCGGATTCTCCCGCGCCTAATTCGTCGGGGCCGCTCGGCTGCCGCGGCGCACCGCCTGGCTGGCGTCTTGGCGGCGGAGGCCGTGACCAATCGCGAGTTCCAGGCCGGTGACGGCGTGGTATTGGTCCGCGTCGGTGATCGCCGGGGCGAAGGTGACTCCGGTTGCCGCCGCGATCTCCACGATCGGCGTCATCATCGGGATGAACTCCCGCGCCACCGCGAACTCCTCGAATTGCACGTCGGACAGGTCCTGCTCGAGGACGAAGCCGTAGGCGCCGAGGCCCTGGTCTGCCCGGGTGACAATGACCTTCCAGAAACGCGAGGGAATCCTCACCAGGATCCTCGCCCCGCCGGGGCCCTTGCCTTGGAATATCTGGTCGTTCGCGTCGAGCACGGGGCCGGCGAAGACGCACAGCCGCTCGCTGGCCGCCTGCGCCAGGACCAGATTCTCCAGGTCGCCCCAGTTGTTCACGCCATTGACCGAGCGGTTGAAGTCACCCACTTGCGGCGAGCAGTTTGTCAGGTGGTACGTGTCGCCGTTGCCGCGCCGAAGTTCATCGTACGTGCGTCCCCAGGCAACGTCTTCGCGCCGCACAAGGTGTCCCTTGTCGAAGGCCTGCCGGTCCTTGTTGTAGAACACGTCGGGCAGCTGGAATTGTGCCTCGAGGCGGGGGTCCGGGAACCACTGCTCGATGTCATTCGGGCCGAGACCGGAAAGTCCCTTGCGGCTGTAATCGCGGCCTGGTTCTGGTTTCCGCAGCGCGGACTCCTTCGTCACGTTGCTCGCAGTCACCAGCGCAATCCGGCGGGCGGCGTGCATGCGGATCGAGAAGTTCTGGTACTTCAGCACATCCTCACCTGCGGTCGTTCTGGCGAGGACGTTGGGATCGGCCGCCGTCGGCATCGGCACGGAGGGCACCGTCGCGTCGGCCGACTCGTTGCGAAGGAAATCGGGGTCGTAGCCGGATCGCCCGGCGTAATCGGTTTCGTGCCAGGGCGAGCGCATCGTCTCCAGCCGTTGATCGGACGCCGCGACCGCGGTCACCACCGCACCGACGGCGTGTGTCTCGCCGATGGTCACGGTGATCTTCAGCGGAATTTCGATCTCGTACCGGCGCTCGGAGCGGGTACCCAGCGCCGCCACGTCCGTGGGGGTGGGGGCGGGCGCGGACTGTCCATCTCCGTTCGGGTCGGCGGATTCGAACGCATCCGCCCTGGCCCACCAATCCGGCCAGGCGGCGGCGTCGGCGCGCGCCGGACCGTCGAAGGTGACGCCGGCGTCGATCACCCGCGCGTCGCGCCCGAGCTCCGAGCTGGGCACGGCGTAGTTCTGCTCGCGGTAAACGCCACCGAAGTGGAGCCCAAGCACCTGGCCCGTCTGCAGGTCGATCAGTGCCGCGCCGGAGACTCCGCCGAGGGTGGAGCTGTCGTGCGTGGCCGCCCTCACGATCTTGCCGAAGCTCGCGGCGTTCATTGCCGAATGCAGCTCTCCAGGCAGCAGGCGCTTCACGCCATAGTTGTCCTGGAACAGATTGCTCTGCACGTCCGCGGGATTGCGCGGATCGAAGGATGGGTAGCCGACGAGGGCGATATCCCGGCCAGACAGGTCACGCGCGTCGGCCAACGCCAACGGCAGGCTCGGCAGGGTGTCGATCCCCTCGATTTCGAGCAGGGCCATGTCCCAGTAGGGGTGAATCATCACGACGCGCCGGGCCTTGAAGCTCGGGCCAGTCGGCCGATTCAGCTCGTGGGTCGGATTGAACGCCGCGGCGCCCGGCGTGAAGGTGATCCGCGTGCCGAGCCCGGTGGCGAAGAGTTCCGCCACGTGGCGGTTGGTCATGATCAACCCGCGGCCGACCACGAACCCGGTCCCGCCGTACGGCAATCGCGAGTTGGCTGGCAGATCGATGCGGCCGACCGATCTGCACGCCGCCTCGAGCCGGCTGCGAATCGCCGCGTCGTCGGAAAGCTGGGTCCACAGCGGATGCCCGCTCGTGAAGCTCCCATCGACGATGTCGATCGCGGGCCGGAGGTCCGCGTCGATGATCGCCTCGAGCATGTACCGCGAGTCGGCATCCGGTTCGCGGTTCAGCGCCAGCGTCTCCAGCGCCACGCGGACCGAGCCCATCCTCGATTCCGCGCCGGGGACACGGACCGATTCCAGGGGTTCGGCCGGCGGCCGCAGCGTGCCTGCCGCAACGAGCGCGCGCAGGCCCTCGATGCCGCCGTGCTTCCGTGCGATGAGTTCGACGTGTTTCTTGAGATCGTACTCGCGGTTCATGGTGGGTCCTTGGCTGCAGCCCGACGTGGGCGTTCGGTTCAGCGGGCGAGAATTTCCGGCGGCAGGCGGTTCACTTTGTAGAATCCGCCGTCGACCGGGATGGTGCCGGCGCTGATGACCGCGCCGGTGCGGCCATCGATCAACGTGTAGCTGACCACGACGCCCCCCATCGTGAAGAACGGCATCGTGCCCAAGAAGCTCCAGAGGTTCTTCCGCGTGTAGCATGTGCCGCCGGTCGTCGAGACGCGGGCGATCATGAGGTGGGCGGCGGCCTTCAGCTTGTTGCGCACTGCGTCCTGCTGGACCACGGTCACGACCGCGAACTTTCCCTTTTCGTCGGCCGTCGTGAGTTTCGTGAGGAAGGCGTCGTAGGAAGCCAGTGTGATTCTGGCCTGCTCGACGGCCGGCTTGAGCGTCGCCAGTGTCGCGGTCGCCTCCCTTTTTTCCTGCTCCGTGCCGTGCGCCGCCGCGTTGTTCAGTACTTCGAGCGACGCCACGGCGGCGTCGTATGCCTGCTGCAGCTCGATCCGCCGCTGCGCCAGTCCCTGCAGGTGGAGGAGGACCGGAGATGTCTGCAGCACGGCGGACGAGTTGTAGAGTGCAGGTACTTCCACCGTCATGGACTTGTTGCTGAGGGAGCCGGCCAGCGCGGAGAGCAGCAGGAGATCGTCGTTTGCGATCGCCACGCCCTGGACAGAATAGTCGGTCCGGAAGAATCCGAGAAGCTTGTCCACGGCCTCCAGCCCCGCGCCAATCACCGCGGGAGTGATGACCTCGGTGATCGACTTGCGGGGCGCCTCGGTGGTCGCCGCCGCTTTCAGTTTGGCGGCGGCGCGGGACACGGCGGCGTCGATGGCGTTGAACTGCGCGTCGAACGCGATCAGCGCCTGAAAATCGGGCAGATCGGAACTGCCAAACAGCACGATGGGCCCCCGGGCTTTGTCGCCCACGGTCGCGGCGATCTTCTCGGCGGCGATCGTGATCGCCCGCGATGCGAGCAACGCTGCCTCGATGGTGCCGGCCTTGTCGCCGACCTTGACCTCGCCTTTGTATTCGGCGGTCGGGACGGACAACGTGTTTTTCAGGATCGCCGCCTCGCTGTCGGAAAGCGCCCTCTGCTGGGCGGCGAGACTGGCTGCCTGGGTGGCTGCCGTGATCGCGGCCGCGGCAGGGTCAGGCGTCTGGGCCTTGGCCAGGTCCTTCTTCGCGGTGAGCAGGGTGGTCTCCGCCTTGATGGCTTCAGCTTGGGCGGTGCGGAGGGCGGCGAGGGCCTTGAAGTCCTCGGGGGTGGACGGATTGTCGAGGTTCGGGGTATCGGCCATGGCGAGACATGCTTGGAGTGCGAGGGCGGTCAGGAGCATCTCCGCGCGTGGCCGCCGCAGCGCGGGAACAAGCGCGGAGGATGGGGCAATACGTGCCGGTTTTCGGCCGGAGGACGCACGCCGAACGAACAGTGAGGCTCGGTATGCTGACATGCTGGTAAGGCGAACTGGGATCGTTGCCTGGTGGGGTAGACTGGTGCAGCAG
Proteins encoded in this region:
- a CDS encoding PIN domain-containing protein, which gives rise to MDKTLLPIRLVFIALCSAGGWLVCYTISEWDAFRALAVAIGFLIGVLVVLVDVLLKGFSLRGLSALTFGLFVGSLIAYMLSVSPLLSEGDPQVIYLVRLGLFLICTYLATVIALRGKDEFNLIIPYVRFVPHEVDVPLVVVDTSVLIDGRIARVCESGFLTSALVIPRFVLNELRAVADSNDPTKQARGRRGLEVLNELRKIKHLDIRITESEVTKREDVDAKLVFLAQSMRAKLLTTDYNLAKMAEFHGVPWLNFNTLARSLRPELMIGERIEVDLVKPGKEETQAVGFNEDGSMIVVNGGRGLIGRRVEVEIISVLPTAGGKMIFARHVAGTE
- a CDS encoding DNA/RNA non-specific endonuclease, which encodes MNREYDLKKHVELIARKHGGIEGLRALVAAGTLRPPAEPLESVRVPGAESRMGSVRVALETLALNREPDADSRYMLEAIIDADLRPAIDIVDGSFTSGHPLWTQLSDDAAIRSRLEAACRSVGRIDLPANSRLPYGGTGFVVGRGLIMTNRHVAELFATGLGTRITFTPGAAAFNPTHELNRPTGPSFKARRVVMIHPYWDMALLEIEGIDTLPSLPLALADARDLSGRDIALVGYPSFDPRNPADVQSNLFQDNYGVKRLLPGELHSAMNAASFGKIVRAATHDSSTLGGVSGAALIDLQTGQVLGLHFGGVYREQNYAVPSSELGRDARVIDAGVTFDGPARADAAAWPDWWARADAFESADPNGDGQSAPAPTPTDVAALGTRSERRYEIEIPLKITVTIGETHAVGAVVTAVAASDQRLETMRSPWHETDYAGRSGYDPDFLRNESADATVPSVPMPTAADPNVLARTTAGEDVLKYQNFSIRMHAARRIALVTASNVTKESALRKPEPGRDYSRKGLSGLGPNDIEQWFPDPRLEAQFQLPDVFYNKDRQAFDKGHLVRREDVAWGRTYDELRRGNGDTYHLTNCSPQVGDFNRSVNGVNNWGDLENLVLAQAASERLCVFAGPVLDANDQIFQGKGPGGARILVRIPSRFWKVIVTRADQGLGAYGFVLEQDLSDVQFEEFAVAREFIPMMTPIVEIAAATGVTFAPAITDADQYHAVTGLELAIGHGLRRQDASQAVRRGSRAAPTN
- a CDS encoding EVE domain-containing protein; this encodes MTTQYWLVKSEPETYSWHDFLRDGRTDWTGVRNYAARLNLNAMQRGDRVLFYESVTTKAVIGTAEVSRTAFPDTTADEPGWVAVELKARTALPQPVTLAQIKTIPELREMALLKLSRLSVQPVTRAEFERILALGGAR